A single region of the Cryomorphaceae bacterium 1068 genome encodes:
- the mnmE gene encoding tRNA uridine-5-carboxymethylaminomethyl(34) synthesis GTPase MnmE, whose translation MYFKNQSDTICALSTAPGMGAIALIRLSGKDAVEIVNRSFSRDISVAEGYSLHYGTIKQNGEAIDDVIAAVYRNPKSFTGEDVVEISCHGSEYIQGQLLKLYTSSGCRMAEPGEFSMRAFANGKMDLSQAEAVADLIASSTQAAHKLAMNQMRGNFSRKINELREQLIHFASMIELELDFSEEDVEFANRDDLKALVNSIQEIVVDLMESFATGNAIKNGVPVAILGAPNMGKSTLLNVLLDDDRAIVSEIAGTTRDTIEDETTIGGIRFRFIDTAGIRETEDEIETIGISRAFEKAGKASIVLYLVDAMETKVEEIAEALSSIREKIGSDQELLLVVNKVDKARDLSEVKEKFSSIPEAQLISATDGVGLEALNERLLESSRSIMVEGHDVVVTNVRHYNALSATNDSLLSVLTGLNSGISGDFLAIDIRRALHHLGEITGEITTDDLLGNIFSKFCIGK comes from the coding sequence ATGTATTTCAAGAATCAAAGCGATACCATCTGTGCTTTATCTACCGCTCCCGGAATGGGCGCCATTGCGCTTATCCGCCTTTCGGGAAAGGACGCGGTAGAAATCGTCAACCGTTCTTTTTCAAGAGATATCTCAGTTGCAGAGGGATATTCATTGCACTACGGTACGATCAAACAAAACGGTGAAGCGATTGATGATGTTATCGCGGCGGTTTACCGAAACCCCAAATCTTTTACGGGTGAGGATGTGGTGGAAATCTCATGCCACGGTTCGGAGTACATCCAAGGCCAGCTACTGAAGCTTTACACCTCATCGGGTTGCCGCATGGCCGAGCCGGGCGAGTTCAGCATGCGGGCCTTCGCCAATGGCAAAATGGACTTGAGTCAAGCCGAAGCCGTAGCCGATTTGATCGCCTCTTCCACCCAAGCAGCGCATAAATTGGCCATGAACCAGATGCGCGGAAACTTCTCACGGAAGATCAATGAGCTGCGCGAACAACTCATACACTTCGCCTCAATGATTGAGTTGGAGCTGGACTTCAGCGAAGAAGACGTGGAGTTTGCCAACCGAGATGATTTGAAAGCCTTAGTCAATTCAATTCAAGAAATTGTGGTGGATTTGATGGAGAGCTTCGCCACTGGAAATGCCATCAAAAACGGAGTTCCCGTTGCCATCCTCGGTGCACCGAATATGGGGAAATCGACTTTGCTCAATGTTCTACTCGACGATGACCGAGCCATCGTTTCCGAAATAGCCGGAACCACTCGCGACACCATAGAAGACGAAACCACCATCGGCGGTATTCGCTTTCGCTTTATCGATACGGCGGGGATTCGCGAAACTGAAGACGAAATCGAAACCATCGGAATTAGCAGGGCATTTGAAAAGGCCGGGAAAGCCAGCATCGTCCTCTATTTGGTCGATGCCATGGAAACGAAAGTGGAAGAAATTGCCGAAGCCTTATCTTCCATCCGAGAGAAAATCGGATCGGATCAGGAGCTACTCTTGGTCGTGAACAAAGTGGACAAGGCCCGCGACCTCAGCGAGGTCAAAGAGAAATTCAGTTCGATTCCCGAGGCGCAACTTATCTCCGCCACCGACGGAGTAGGATTGGAAGCCCTAAACGAACGACTCCTCGAATCATCGCGCTCCATCATGGTGGAAGGCCACGATGTGGTGGTAACCAATGTGCGTCACTACAATGCCCTTTCGGCAACGAATGACTCACTCCTCTCCGTCCTCACGGGACTGAACAGTGGCATTTCAGGTGACTTTCTGGCCATCGATATCCGCCGCGCTCTGCACCACCTCGGTGAGATTACGGGCGAGATCACGACGGATGATTTGTTGGGGAATATTTTCTCGAAGTTTTGTATCGGAAAGTAA